The following are encoded in a window of Algiphilus aromaticivorans DG1253 genomic DNA:
- the glmS gene encoding glutamine--fructose-6-phosphate transaminase (isomerizing) — translation MCGIVGATAQRDIREVLIEGLRRLEYRGYDSAGFAVVDAEHQLRLVRAQGKVEALVQAAQSAGHDGRCGIAHTRWATHGAPAEHNAHPHVSGDVAVVHNGIIENHAALKQELVAAGYAFLSDTDTEVVAHLLHRELAGADDLLGALQAAVAQLTGAFALAVCSARAPDRLVIARKGSPLAIGVGIGEHFCASDALALLPVTNRFVYLEEGDIAELSPQGYRVLHDGQDVVRPVHQSTQSAAAVEKGEYRHFMLKEIHEQPTAIAHTLEGRIGDGRVLDAILGPDTGRILDSVQRVHIVACGTSAHAGQVAAYWFEQIARVPCRVELASEFRYREPLIEPGTLFITISQSGETADTLEALRHARDFELAGALAICNAPESSLVRESDLVLMTHAGPERSVASTKAFTTQLTALALVMLLMARRRGMDAATEADLVAQLEATPRAVEEVLENDEAIRQLAERLVDKHHALFLGRNTLFPVALEGALKLKEISYIHAEAYAAGELKHGPLALVDEEMPVIAVAPDTGLLEKLRSNLQEVRARGGRLIVFADAAGGFERDAYTEMMAMPVAGSLNHPLIYTIPLQLLAYHVAVLKGTDVDQPRNLAKSVTVE, via the coding sequence ATGTGCGGCATTGTCGGCGCCACGGCGCAGCGGGATATCCGGGAAGTGCTTATCGAGGGGCTGCGACGGCTGGAGTATCGCGGCTATGATTCGGCCGGTTTCGCGGTCGTCGACGCGGAACATCAGCTGCGGCTAGTGCGCGCACAGGGCAAGGTCGAGGCGCTGGTGCAGGCCGCGCAGAGTGCCGGCCATGACGGCCGCTGCGGCATTGCGCATACGCGTTGGGCCACCCACGGTGCGCCGGCCGAGCACAACGCGCATCCGCATGTCTCCGGCGATGTGGCAGTGGTGCATAACGGCATCATCGAGAATCACGCCGCGCTGAAGCAGGAACTAGTCGCCGCAGGCTACGCCTTTCTCAGCGACACGGACACCGAGGTCGTTGCGCATCTGTTGCACCGCGAACTGGCTGGCGCCGACGATTTGCTCGGCGCGCTGCAAGCCGCAGTCGCACAGCTGACTGGCGCCTTCGCGCTGGCCGTCTGCAGCGCGCGCGCGCCGGACCGGCTCGTGATCGCGCGCAAAGGCTCGCCGTTGGCCATCGGCGTCGGCATCGGTGAGCATTTCTGCGCCTCCGACGCGCTGGCACTGCTGCCGGTAACCAACCGCTTCGTCTACCTCGAGGAAGGCGATATCGCCGAGCTGTCGCCGCAGGGCTACCGCGTGCTGCACGACGGACAGGACGTCGTGCGACCCGTGCATCAGTCGACGCAATCGGCCGCGGCGGTGGAGAAGGGCGAGTATCGCCACTTCATGCTCAAGGAAATCCACGAGCAACCCACCGCCATCGCACACACTCTGGAAGGCCGCATCGGCGACGGCCGCGTGCTCGACGCCATCCTGGGTCCGGATACCGGTCGCATTCTCGACAGCGTGCAGCGCGTGCACATCGTCGCCTGCGGCACCTCGGCCCACGCCGGCCAGGTCGCTGCCTACTGGTTCGAGCAGATCGCACGCGTGCCCTGCCGCGTCGAGCTGGCCAGCGAGTTCCGTTACCGCGAGCCGCTGATCGAGCCCGGCACGCTCTTCATCACCATCTCGCAGTCCGGCGAGACGGCCGATACGCTGGAAGCGCTGCGCCACGCGCGCGACTTTGAGCTGGCCGGCGCGCTGGCCATCTGCAATGCGCCGGAATCCAGCCTGGTGCGCGAGTCCGACCTGGTGCTGATGACCCACGCCGGCCCCGAGCGCAGCGTCGCCTCGACCAAGGCCTTCACCACCCAGCTCACCGCGCTGGCGCTGGTCATGCTGCTGATGGCGCGTCGCCGCGGTATGGATGCTGCTACGGAAGCCGATCTGGTCGCGCAGCTCGAAGCTACGCCGCGCGCGGTCGAGGAGGTGCTGGAAAACGACGAGGCCATCCGGCAGCTTGCCGAGCGACTGGTGGACAAGCATCACGCACTCTTCCTGGGCCGCAACACGCTGTTTCCCGTGGCCCTCGAGGGCGCGCTCAAGCTCAAGGAAATCTCCTACATCCACGCCGAGGCCTACGCTGCAGGGGAGCTCAAGCACGGGCCGCTGGCGCTGGTCGACGAGGAAATGCCTGTCATTGCGGTCGCGCCCGACACCGGCCTGCTGGAGAAGCTGCGCTCGAATCTGCAGGAAGTCCGCGCTCGCGGCGGGCGTCTCATCGTCTTCGCTGACGCCGCCGGCGGTTTCGAGCGCGACGCCTATACCGAGATGATGGCCATGCCCGTGGCTGGCAGCCTGAATCATCCGCTGATCTACACCATCCCCCTGCAGCTGCTTGCGTATCACGTCGCGGTGCTCAAGGGCACCGACGTCGATCAGCCACGCAATCTGGCCAAGTCGGTGACGGTCGAATAG
- the glmU gene encoding bifunctional UDP-N-acetylglucosamine diphosphorylase/glucosamine-1-phosphate N-acetyltransferase GlmU: protein MSRALHIVVLAAGQGTRMKSALPKVLHPVGGRPMLERVLDTAEALGAVECHVVHGHGGERVRQATAERERLPLRWVEQTEQLGTAHAVMQAMPAIPDDAQVLVMYGDVPLVSAATLGALLEAAGEHGALLGTRLVDPSGYGRLLRDAAGRLAAIVEDKEATPEQRAIDEINTGFVCAPADDLRAWLARVDNANAKGEYYLTDIVAMAAEAGQPLAVVTAGEAAEVEGVNDRVQLSRAERVFQKRAAESLMHAGATLEDPARFDLRGSLEVGSDVVIAPDVIVEGRVRLGDGVRIGPFCRIKDSEIAAGARVEPHCDIEGAVIGEGAVVGPYARLRNGTELGAGSRVGNFVEIKQAQLGPGAKANHLSYLGDATVGAGANIGAGTITCNYDGANKHRTEIGADAFIGSNSALVAPVRVGDRATIAAGSVLTRDAPDDALTVARSREQKSIVGWKRPTKGDAGKQRK from the coding sequence ATGAGCCGCGCGCTGCACATCGTCGTTCTGGCTGCCGGGCAGGGCACGCGCATGAAGAGTGCGCTGCCCAAGGTGCTGCATCCCGTTGGTGGCCGTCCCATGCTGGAGCGTGTGCTCGACACCGCCGAGGCCTTGGGCGCCGTGGAGTGCCACGTCGTGCATGGCCACGGCGGTGAGCGCGTCCGGCAGGCCACCGCCGAGCGCGAGCGGCTGCCGCTGCGCTGGGTCGAGCAGACCGAGCAGCTCGGTACCGCACACGCTGTCATGCAGGCCATGCCGGCCATTCCCGATGACGCACAGGTACTTGTTATGTACGGCGACGTGCCGCTGGTCAGCGCCGCCACGCTCGGCGCGTTGCTGGAGGCGGCCGGCGAGCACGGTGCGCTGCTGGGTACGCGCCTGGTCGATCCCAGCGGATATGGACGATTGCTGCGCGACGCGGCAGGCAGGCTGGCCGCCATCGTCGAGGACAAGGAAGCCACCCCCGAGCAACGCGCCATTGACGAAATCAATACCGGTTTCGTCTGTGCGCCGGCGGATGATCTTCGTGCCTGGCTGGCACGGGTCGATAACGCCAACGCCAAGGGTGAGTACTACCTCACCGATATCGTCGCCATGGCCGCGGAAGCCGGGCAGCCGCTGGCCGTGGTGACGGCCGGCGAGGCTGCCGAAGTCGAGGGCGTCAACGACCGCGTCCAGCTTTCCCGCGCCGAGCGTGTCTTCCAGAAGCGCGCCGCCGAAAGCCTGATGCACGCCGGCGCCACGCTGGAGGACCCGGCGCGTTTCGATCTGCGCGGCAGCCTGGAAGTTGGCAGCGATGTCGTCATTGCGCCGGATGTCATCGTCGAGGGCCGGGTGCGGCTCGGTGACGGCGTGCGCATCGGCCCCTTCTGTCGGATCAAGGACAGCGAGATTGCTGCGGGCGCGCGCGTCGAGCCGCATTGCGACATCGAGGGCGCAGTCATCGGCGAGGGTGCCGTCGTCGGACCCTACGCGCGGCTGCGCAACGGCACCGAGCTGGGCGCCGGCAGCCGCGTCGGCAACTTTGTCGAGATCAAGCAGGCGCAGCTCGGCCCCGGCGCCAAGGCCAACCACCTGAGCTATCTCGGCGACGCCACGGTGGGCGCCGGCGCCAACATCGGCGCCGGCACGATCACCTGCAACTACGACGGCGCCAACAAGCACCGAACCGAGATCGGCGCCGATGCCTTCATCGGCAGCAACAGCGCGCTGGTTGCACCCGTGCGCGTCGGCGATCGCGCCACCATTGCCGCCGGCTCGGTACTGACGCGCGATGCGCCGGACGACGCCCTGACCGTGGCACGATCGCGCGAGCAGAAGTCCATCGTCGGCTGGAAGCGCCCCACCAAGGGCGACGCCGGCAAGCAGCGGAAGTAG
- a CDS encoding F0F1 ATP synthase subunit epsilon: MAEIQLDIVATEGEIHSGKAVMVVVPAAQGEVGIAPRHAPLLTAIKPGEMRVETPEGEHLRFFVGGGVLEVQPDRVTVLADTALRGEDADEAAAAEAKKAAEKAMEGASEESDLARAQAELVEATARLEFVRKLKEGH; the protein is encoded by the coding sequence ATGGCAGAGATTCAGCTCGACATCGTCGCCACCGAAGGCGAGATCCACTCCGGCAAGGCCGTGATGGTGGTAGTGCCGGCGGCGCAGGGCGAGGTCGGCATCGCGCCGCGCCACGCGCCGCTGCTGACCGCGATCAAGCCCGGCGAGATGCGTGTGGAAACGCCCGAAGGCGAGCATCTGCGCTTCTTCGTGGGCGGCGGCGTACTGGAGGTCCAGCCCGATCGCGTCACCGTGCTTGCCGACACCGCTCTGCGCGGCGAGGATGCCGACGAGGCAGCGGCCGCTGAAGCCAAGAAGGCGGCTGAGAAGGCGATGGAGGGGGCTTCCGAGGAATCGGATCTCGCCCGCGCTCAGGCCGAACTGGTCGAGGCTACTGCGCGTCTGGAGTTCGTGCGCAAGCTGAAGGAAGGCCACTAG
- the atpD gene encoding F0F1 ATP synthase subunit beta, whose translation MSSGKVVQVIGAVIDVEFPRDAIPNIFDALLVDEAGLTLEVQQQLGDGIVRCIAMGVSEGIKRGLSVSNSGKGISVPVGKKTLGRIMNVLGEPQDELGEVASEDRWEIHRAPPSYEDQSGATELLETGIKVIDLLCPFAKGGKVGLFGGAGVGKTVNMLELINNIAKAHSGLSVFAGVGERTREGNDFYHEMSEAGVIKLDNMEESKVAMVYGQMNEPPGNRLRVALTGLTMAEYFRDEGRDVLFFVDNIYRYTLAGTEVSALLGRMPSAVGYQPTLAEEMGLLQERITSTKTGSITSIQAVYVPADDLTDPSPATTFAHLDATVVLSRDIASLGIYPAVDPLDSTSRQLDPNVIGEEHYQCTRDVQGVLQRYKELKDIIAILGMDELSEDDKLAVSRARKIQRFLSQPFHVAEVFTGSPGVYVSLAETIRAFRGIVDGEYDHLPEQAFYMVGTIDEAIEKAKKLEAKAA comes from the coding sequence ATGAGCTCTGGAAAGGTCGTACAGGTCATCGGCGCGGTCATCGACGTAGAGTTTCCGCGCGACGCCATCCCGAATATCTTCGACGCACTGCTGGTCGATGAGGCGGGTCTGACGCTGGAAGTCCAGCAGCAGCTCGGCGACGGCATCGTGCGCTGCATCGCCATGGGCGTCAGCGAGGGCATCAAGCGCGGGCTCTCCGTCTCGAACAGCGGCAAGGGCATTTCGGTGCCGGTCGGCAAGAAGACGCTTGGCCGCATCATGAACGTGCTCGGCGAGCCGCAGGACGAGCTGGGCGAGGTCGCCTCGGAGGACCGCTGGGAGATCCATCGCGCGCCGCCGAGCTACGAGGACCAGTCCGGCGCCACCGAGCTGCTGGAAACGGGCATCAAGGTCATCGACCTGCTCTGCCCCTTTGCCAAGGGCGGCAAGGTCGGCCTCTTCGGCGGTGCCGGTGTCGGCAAGACCGTCAACATGCTCGAGCTCATCAACAACATCGCCAAGGCACATTCCGGTCTGTCGGTCTTTGCCGGCGTCGGTGAGCGTACGCGTGAGGGCAACGACTTCTATCACGAGATGTCGGAAGCCGGCGTCATCAAGCTCGACAACATGGAAGAGTCGAAGGTGGCGATGGTCTACGGCCAGATGAACGAGCCGCCGGGCAACCGCCTGCGCGTGGCGCTCACCGGCCTGACCATGGCCGAGTACTTCCGCGACGAAGGCCGCGACGTGCTGTTCTTCGTCGACAACATCTATCGCTACACGCTGGCCGGCACTGAGGTCTCCGCGCTGCTCGGCCGCATGCCGTCGGCGGTGGGCTACCAGCCGACGCTGGCCGAGGAAATGGGCCTGCTGCAGGAGCGCATTACCTCCACCAAGACCGGCTCGATCACCTCGATCCAGGCCGTATACGTGCCGGCCGACGACCTCACCGACCCGTCGCCCGCGACCACTTTTGCGCACCTCGACGCCACCGTCGTGCTGTCGCGCGATATCGCGAGCCTTGGCATCTACCCGGCCGTGGATCCACTGGACTCGACCTCGCGCCAGCTCGACCCGAACGTCATCGGCGAGGAGCACTACCAGTGCACCCGCGACGTGCAGGGTGTGCTGCAGCGCTACAAGGAGCTCAAGGACATCATCGCCATTCTGGGCATGGACGAGCTCTCCGAGGACGACAAGCTGGCCGTGTCGCGGGCGCGCAAGATCCAGCGCTTCCTGTCGCAGCCCTTCCACGTCGCCGAGGTCTTCACCGGTTCGCCGGGCGTCTACGTCTCGCTGGCCGAGACGATTCGCGCCTTCCGTGGCATCGTCGATGGCGAGTACGATCATCTTCCCGAGCAGGCCTTCTACATGGTCGGCACCATCGACGAAGCCATCGAGAAGGCCAAGAAGCTCGAAGCCAAGGCCGCCTGA
- the atpG gene encoding F0F1 ATP synthase subunit gamma — MSAAKEIRGKIKSVQNTQKITRAMEKVAMSKMRKAQERMAQARPYAQKMMETMQRVAAVSSDYTHPLMAERDVKRVTYLLITSDRGLCGGLNVNIFRRVLGEMKEHRDNGVEVNFALIGSKGVGYFRRIGGKVLASTSGLGDKPTVAEMLGVINAVTEAYEAGETDRVYLVSSEFVNTMTQKPTRVQLLPAKAPEEAETTEGGYGWDYLYEPSAPELLDTVVQRYVESIVYEAVIENVASEQSARMVAMKAATDNAGKIIDDLQLAYNKARQANITKELAEIVGGAAAIE; from the coding sequence GTGTCCGCAGCCAAGGAAATCCGCGGCAAGATCAAGAGCGTCCAGAACACGCAGAAGATCACGCGTGCGATGGAAAAAGTCGCCATGTCGAAGATGCGCAAGGCGCAGGAGCGCATGGCGCAGGCGCGGCCCTACGCGCAGAAGATGATGGAGACGATGCAGCGCGTGGCGGCGGTCTCCTCCGACTACACGCATCCGCTGATGGCGGAGCGCGACGTCAAGCGCGTGACCTATCTGCTGATCACCTCCGACCGCGGCCTCTGTGGCGGTCTGAACGTCAACATCTTCCGCCGCGTGCTGGGCGAGATGAAGGAGCATCGAGACAACGGCGTCGAGGTGAACTTCGCGCTGATCGGCAGCAAGGGCGTCGGCTACTTCCGTCGCATCGGCGGCAAGGTGCTGGCCTCGACCAGCGGCCTGGGCGACAAGCCCACTGTCGCGGAGATGCTCGGCGTCATCAACGCGGTCACCGAGGCTTACGAAGCCGGCGAGACCGATCGCGTGTATCTGGTGTCCTCGGAGTTCGTCAACACGATGACCCAGAAGCCGACGCGCGTGCAGCTGCTGCCGGCCAAGGCGCCGGAAGAAGCGGAGACCACCGAGGGCGGTTACGGCTGGGATTATCTCTACGAGCCGAGTGCCCCCGAGCTGCTGGACACGGTCGTGCAGCGCTACGTCGAGTCCATCGTTTACGAGGCGGTCATCGAGAACGTGGCCAGCGAGCAGTCGGCACGCATGGTGGCGATGAAGGCGGCGACGGATAACGCCGGCAAGATCATCGACGACCTGCAGCTCGCCTACAACAAGGCGCGTCAGGCCAACATCACCAAGGAGCTGGCCGAAATCGTCGGCGGCGCCGCGGCGATCGAATAG
- the atpA gene encoding F0F1 ATP synthase subunit alpha, whose product MQLNPSEISDLIKARIENFEASAEARNTGTIVSLQDGIVRIHGLSEAVLGEMLEFPGVDGEATYGLALNLERDSVGAVVLGDYKHLSEGDTVKSTQRILEVPVGESLLGRVVDALGRPIDGKGAIDATETAPVEKVAPGVIWRQSVDQPVQTGYKAVDSMVPVGRGQRELIIGDRQTGKTAMAIDTIINQKDSGVKCIYVAIGQKNSSIANVVRKLEEHGAMDHTIVVAAAAAESPALQFIAPYAGCSMGEYFMDHGQDALIIYDDLSKQAVAYRQVSLLLRRPPGREAFPGDVFYLHSRLLERAARVSADYVEKISDGKITGKTGSLTALPIIETQAGDVSAFVPTNVISITDGQIFLETDLFNAGIRPAMNAGISVSRVGGSAQTKVIKKLGGGVRLALAQYRELAAFAQFASDLDPATRAQLDRGQRVTELMKQKEYSPLSVGLMASSLFAVEEGYLDKVDVEKILAWEAGLHQFLSNSHSDLIAKLNEGDWNDELKSELTKAMDAYVQQASV is encoded by the coding sequence ATGCAACTCAATCCATCCGAGATCAGTGACCTGATCAAGGCGCGCATCGAGAACTTCGAAGCCTCGGCGGAAGCGCGCAACACCGGCACGATCGTCTCGCTGCAGGACGGCATCGTCCGCATCCACGGCCTCTCCGAAGCCGTGCTCGGCGAGATGCTCGAGTTCCCGGGTGTCGACGGCGAGGCCACCTACGGGCTGGCGCTGAACCTGGAGCGCGATTCGGTGGGCGCCGTGGTGCTCGGCGACTACAAGCACCTCTCGGAAGGCGACACCGTCAAGTCGACGCAGCGCATTCTCGAGGTGCCGGTGGGCGAATCGCTGCTCGGCCGCGTCGTCGACGCGCTGGGTCGTCCGATCGACGGCAAGGGCGCCATCGACGCCACCGAGACGGCGCCGGTCGAGAAGGTCGCCCCGGGCGTGATCTGGCGCCAGAGCGTCGATCAGCCGGTGCAGACCGGCTACAAGGCGGTCGACTCGATGGTCCCCGTCGGTCGTGGCCAGCGCGAGCTGATCATCGGCGACCGCCAGACCGGCAAGACCGCGATGGCGATCGACACGATCATCAACCAGAAAGACTCCGGCGTTAAGTGCATCTACGTCGCCATCGGGCAGAAGAACAGCTCGATCGCCAACGTCGTGCGCAAGCTGGAAGAGCACGGTGCGATGGACCACACCATCGTGGTCGCCGCCGCCGCCGCCGAGTCGCCCGCGCTGCAGTTCATCGCGCCCTACGCCGGCTGCTCGATGGGCGAGTACTTCATGGATCACGGCCAGGACGCGCTGATCATCTATGACGACCTCTCCAAGCAGGCCGTCGCCTACCGTCAGGTGTCGCTGCTGCTGCGCCGCCCGCCGGGCCGCGAAGCCTTCCCGGGCGACGTCTTCTATCTCCATTCCCGTTTGCTGGAGCGCGCCGCGCGCGTGTCGGCGGACTACGTCGAGAAGATCTCCGACGGCAAGATCACCGGCAAGACCGGCTCGCTGACGGCACTGCCGATCATCGAAACCCAAGCGGGCGACGTCTCCGCCTTCGTGCCGACCAACGTGATCTCCATCACCGACGGCCAGATCTTCCTCGAGACCGACCTCTTCAACGCCGGCATCCGTCCGGCCATGAACGCCGGCATCTCGGTGTCGCGCGTCGGTGGCTCGGCGCAGACCAAGGTCATCAAGAAGCTCGGCGGCGGTGTCCGCCTGGCGCTGGCGCAGTACCGCGAGCTCGCGGCCTTCGCCCAGTTCGCCTCGGACCTCGATCCGGCGACGCGTGCCCAGCTCGATCGCGGTCAGCGCGTCACCGAGCTGATGAAGCAGAAGGAATACTCGCCGCTGTCGGTGGGCCTAATGGCCAGCTCGCTCTTCGCCGTCGAAGAGGGCTATCTCGACAAGGTCGACGTCGAGAAGATCCTGGCCTGGGAAGCCGGTCTGCATCAGTTCCTCAGCAACAGCCACAGCGATCTCATCGCCAAGCTCAACGAGGGCGACTGGAACGACGAGCTGAAGTCGGAGCTCACCAAGGCCATGGACGCCTACGTCCAGCAGGCCTCGGTCTGA
- a CDS encoding F0F1 ATP synthase subunit delta, translating into MSDSATSARPYARAVFELARDAGTLAAWRERLQALATLAGMADARALFGMPGVARQQLTDVVSEAAGIDDGAGRNFVRLLAVNRRLGLLPAIFEAFEALRREHEGTAEVTVTTATEVDESQRAKLVEAIERHLSLRADVRWDVDAELLAGARIRAGDQVIDATASSQLDQLRHALTA; encoded by the coding sequence ATGAGCGACTCCGCCACTTCCGCCCGCCCCTACGCCCGCGCCGTCTTCGAACTGGCGCGCGATGCCGGCACGCTGGCCGCTTGGCGCGAGCGCCTGCAAGCGCTCGCGACGCTGGCCGGCATGGCCGATGCGCGCGCACTTTTTGGCATGCCGGGCGTGGCACGACAGCAGCTCACCGATGTCGTTAGCGAAGCCGCCGGCATTGATGACGGCGCCGGCCGCAACTTCGTGCGCCTGCTCGCCGTCAACCGCCGCCTGGGGCTATTGCCCGCCATCTTCGAAGCTTTCGAGGCGCTGCGTCGCGAGCACGAGGGCACGGCCGAAGTCACCGTGACCACGGCCACCGAAGTGGACGAGTCGCAGCGCGCCAAGCTGGTCGAAGCCATCGAGCGCCACCTGAGCCTCCGCGCCGACGTCCGCTGGGATGTCGACGCCGAGCTGCTCGCCGGCGCCCGCATCCGTGCCGGCGACCAGGTCATCGACGCGACCGCCAGCAGCCAGCTGGATCAGCTGCGTCACGCGCTGACCGCCTAA
- a CDS encoding F0F1 ATP synthase subunit B, with amino-acid sequence MGVNATLIVQMITFAVFVWFTLKFVWPPIHKAMSEREARIADGLAAADKGQKALAEAQTKRDEELAQARAQAQEILSAANRQASQIVEDAQSKARTEAERIRKSAEEEAEREAEKAREALRKRVGELAVLGAARVVKREIDASKHAEVLDEVAGQL; translated from the coding sequence GTGGGAGTTAATGCGACGCTGATTGTCCAGATGATCACCTTTGCGGTGTTCGTCTGGTTCACACTCAAGTTCGTGTGGCCGCCGATCCATAAGGCCATGAGCGAGCGCGAGGCGCGTATCGCCGACGGTCTGGCTGCCGCTGACAAGGGACAGAAGGCTCTCGCCGAGGCGCAGACCAAGCGCGACGAGGAGCTGGCACAGGCCCGTGCGCAGGCGCAGGAGATTCTGTCCGCCGCCAACCGTCAGGCGAGCCAGATCGTCGAGGACGCGCAGTCCAAGGCGCGCACCGAAGCCGAGCGCATCCGCAAGTCGGCCGAGGAAGAGGCCGAGCGCGAGGCGGAAAAGGCCCGTGAGGCGCTGCGCAAGCGCGTCGGCGAGCTTGCCGTGCTGGGCGCGGCGCGCGTGGTCAAGCGTGAGATCGACGCTTCCAAGCACGCCGAAGTGCTCGACGAAGTCGCCGGTCAGCTCTAG
- the atpE gene encoding F0F1 ATP synthase subunit C has translation MELIIGNTALAIGLIFGLAALGTGIGFGLLGGKFLEGAARQPEMAGMLQTRMFIIAGLLDAVAIIGVAMALLMLFANPLLGQMG, from the coding sequence ATGGAACTCATCATCGGCAACACCGCGCTCGCCATCGGCCTGATCTTCGGCCTGGCCGCGCTTGGCACCGGCATCGGCTTCGGCCTGCTCGGCGGCAAGTTCCTCGAGGGTGCGGCGCGTCAGCCCGAGATGGCCGGCATGCTGCAGACCCGCATGTTCATCATCGCCGGCCTGCTCGACGCGGTTGCGATCATCGGCGTCGCCATGGCGCTGCTCATGCTCTTCGCGAATCCGCTGCTCGGCCAGATGGGCTAA
- the atpB gene encoding F0F1 ATP synthase subunit A encodes MAAQADAPTSESYISHHLTHWTVGEGFWTLNLDTILFSILLGVGFLYFFRRAALAATTDKPSGFLSFLELLVNFVDNAVRESFPGKSQLIAPLALTIFVWVLLWNIMDIIPVDLFPAIFAAGGVEYLKIVPSADMSATFALSLSVFLLILYYSVAGKGFGGFIKEMLTHPFGVWLLPFNIILNVVELLAKPLSLALRLFGNLYAGELIFILIALFTLGNSMSEMLTSVGGWASILGHMALQFAWAVFHILVIPLQAFIFMTLTIVYLGMAYESHDEH; translated from the coding sequence ATGGCAGCCCAGGCAGACGCGCCGACCTCCGAAAGCTACATCTCCCACCATCTGACGCACTGGACGGTGGGCGAGGGCTTCTGGACGCTCAACCTCGACACGATCCTCTTTTCGATCCTGCTCGGCGTGGGCTTCCTCTACTTTTTCCGCCGCGCGGCCCTCGCGGCGACGACCGACAAGCCCAGCGGCTTCCTCTCCTTTCTGGAACTGCTGGTCAACTTCGTCGACAACGCCGTGCGCGAGTCCTTCCCGGGCAAGTCGCAGCTGATCGCGCCACTGGCGCTGACCATCTTCGTCTGGGTGCTGCTGTGGAATATCATGGACATCATCCCGGTAGACCTGTTCCCGGCAATCTTCGCCGCCGGCGGCGTCGAGTACCTCAAGATCGTGCCCTCGGCCGACATGAGCGCGACCTTCGCGCTGTCGCTGAGCGTCTTCCTGCTGATCCTCTACTACAGCGTCGCCGGTAAGGGTTTCGGCGGCTTCATCAAGGAGATGCTGACCCATCCCTTCGGTGTATGGCTGCTGCCCTTCAACATCATTCTTAATGTGGTCGAGCTGCTCGCCAAGCCGCTGTCGCTGGCGCTGCGACTCTTCGGCAACCTCTATGCGGGCGAGCTGATCTTCATCCTCATCGCGCTGTTCACGCTGGGCAACTCGATGTCCGAGATGCTGACCAGCGTCGGTGGCTGGGCGTCGATCCTCGGCCACATGGCGCTGCAGTTCGCCTGGGCGGTTTTCCATATCCTGGTCATTCCGCTGCAGGCCTTCATCTTCATGACGCTGACGATCGTCTATCTCGGCATGGCTTACGAAAGCCACGACGAGCACTGA
- a CDS encoding ATP synthase subunit I → MEAECFRLAPEEMIDAMQSWGQLSIPVRLVAAQAVVGSLLALIWGIGGGAHSGLAALTGAAIAVAGNGFFAARMFLRPRDDAAGMLRGFLAAEALKIALVLALLVIAMRWFATAYLPVIASFAATSLVFLWALRWGDPEHPKDQGA, encoded by the coding sequence GTGGAAGCCGAGTGCTTCCGTCTCGCGCCGGAAGAGATGATCGACGCCATGCAGAGTTGGGGGCAGTTGTCGATTCCGGTGCGGCTGGTGGCCGCACAGGCCGTAGTGGGAAGCCTCCTCGCCCTGATATGGGGTATCGGCGGGGGCGCCCACAGCGGCTTGGCTGCGCTGACCGGGGCGGCGATCGCAGTGGCGGGCAATGGCTTCTTCGCGGCGCGGATGTTTCTGCGGCCGCGGGATGACGCTGCAGGGATGCTGCGCGGCTTTCTGGCTGCCGAAGCCCTGAAGATTGCACTGGTGCTGGCGCTGCTGGTTATCGCCATGCGCTGGTTCGCGACGGCCTACCTGCCGGTGATCGCGAGCTTTGCCGCAACGTCGTTGGTATTTTTGTGGGCGCTCCGCTGGGGTGACCCGGAACATCCGAAAGATCAGGGAGCTTGA